The Humulus lupulus chromosome 4, drHumLupu1.1, whole genome shotgun sequence genome has a window encoding:
- the LOC133832955 gene encoding uncharacterized mitochondrial protein AtMg00860-like — MSFQRVSGPLYAKYKKCEFWLSEVAFLGHIVTDEGIKVDPAKIVVVKEWPRPKNAYEVRSFMGLASYYRRFVEGFSKIVTSLAELTRKNLKFVWSDKCEQSFQELKNRLISAPVLSLPTEEGQFVVYCDGSKQGLGGVLMQSSKVIAYASRQLKDYE; from the exons atGAGTTTTCAAAGAGTATCTGGACCG ttgtatgctaaatataaaaagtgtgagttctggttgtctgaGGTTGCATTTTTGGGTCACATTGTTACAGATGagggaattaaggtggatcctgCTAAGATTGTTGTAGTGAAAGAATGGCCTAGACCAAAAAATGcctatgaggttagaagttttatGGGTTTAGCAAGCTATTACaggaggtttgtagaagggttctcaaaaATAGTCACATCGTTGGCAGAGCTAACACGGAAGAATCTAAAGTTTgtctggtcagataagtgtgaacaAAGCTTTCAAGAGTTGAAGAATAGACTCATATCAGCGCCAGTACTTAGCTTGCCGACAGAAGAAGGGCAGTTCGTAGTGTATTGTGACGGATCAAAGCAAGGGTTAGGTGGTGTGTTGATGCAATCTAgtaaagtgattgcctatgcttcAAGACAATTGAAAGATTATGAATAA